Proteins encoded by one window of Cylindrospermum stagnale PCC 7417:
- a CDS encoding response regulator transcription factor translates to MAPAKILVVDDDPAVRNLIQRFLIKQNYQVEAAEDGKTALTQFEQFNPDLVILDVNLPDVIGFNLCQEMQSRNGVFVLMLTSRADEADKIRGFSKGADDYLTKPFGLGELEVRVAAILRRQRVVTTAEQKRLIFEKLMIDPVRREVTLSNQPVPLTALEFDLLHFLASHPGRVWRRAELIQEVWDYEYVGDQRVVDVHIGQIRKKIEIDASQPALIQTVRGVGYKFECSIHPQQDTKS, encoded by the coding sequence ATGGCTCCCGCCAAGATTCTTGTAGTTGATGACGACCCTGCGGTTCGGAATTTAATCCAACGCTTTTTGATTAAACAGAACTATCAAGTAGAGGCTGCCGAAGACGGTAAAACGGCTCTGACTCAATTTGAGCAATTTAACCCAGATTTGGTGATTCTAGATGTGAATTTACCAGATGTGATCGGCTTTAACCTCTGTCAAGAGATGCAAAGTCGTAATGGTGTTTTTGTGCTGATGCTGACTAGTCGTGCAGACGAAGCTGACAAAATTCGCGGTTTTTCTAAAGGTGCTGATGACTATCTCACCAAGCCATTTGGTCTTGGGGAGTTAGAAGTTAGAGTAGCAGCGATTTTGAGGCGTCAGCGGGTTGTAACTACCGCAGAACAGAAACGTCTGATTTTTGAAAAGCTGATGATCGACCCGGTGCGACGGGAAGTGACACTTAGCAACCAACCAGTTCCCTTAACCGCTCTAGAATTTGACTTATTGCATTTTTTAGCTAGTCATCCAGGTCGAGTTTGGCGGCGAGCAGAACTCATCCAAGAGGTTTGGGACTATGAATATGTGGGCGACCAACGGGTTGTAGATGTACATATTGGTCAAATTCGCAAGAAGATTGAAATCGATGCTAGTCAGCCAGCATTAATTCAGACTGTACGCGGTGTAGGGTACAAATTTGAATGTTCTATTCACCCCCAACAAGACACCAAGTCCTAA